One Hordeum vulgare subsp. vulgare chromosome 4H, MorexV3_pseudomolecules_assembly, whole genome shotgun sequence DNA window includes the following coding sequences:
- the LOC123450970 gene encoding probable F-box protein At3g61730, whose protein sequence is MERGGTPLGERDLKCREGSMRDEEIVASVEAKEGFEPDTWTEVANHLHVTDLSILSATCRSFRRLLSDDSIWRHAFLRDITLHTDDTNMLRILHAPRPFHRSWRFLYATALDPIVSYCIRQPEKHIELFRVGGFVMDTSKLLLTAKLALAPLWLMKVLDNTLDTSIGACLLTNVRPGVWIADMHRLRCLG, encoded by the exons ATGGAGAGAGGAGGGACGCCGCTGGGAGAGAGAGATCTGAAGTGTCGGGAGGGATCCATGAGAGATGAAGAGATTGTCGCCTCAGTCGAAGCAAAAGAGGG CTTTGAGCCGGATACTTGGACGGAGGTGGCCAATCACCTGCATGTCACCGACCTATCAATTCTCTCCGCCACCTGCCGTTCGTTCCGCCGCCTCCTCTCCGACGACTCCATCTGGCGACATGCCTTCCTTCGCGACATCACGCTCCACACTGACGATACCAACATGCTCAGGATTCTGCATGCTCCCCGCCCGTTCCACCGCTCCTGGCGCTTCCTCTACGCCACCGCCTTGG ACCCTATAGTTTCCTACTGCATCCGTCAGCCCGAGAAGCACATTG AGTTGTTTCGCGTCGGTGGGTTCGTGATGGACACGTCCAAGCTTCTGCTAACAGCTAAGCTGGCGCTGGCGCCGCTGTGGTTGATGAAGGTGCTTGATAATACACTAGACACCTCCATCGGAGCTTGCTTACTCACCAACGTCCGCCCCGGAGTCTGGATCGCTG ACATGCACAGGCTGCGATGCttgggatga